The Nitrospira sp. DNA segment TCACCCATGGGTATGAGTTTTTGGAATTGGCTCGGAGTCGCGATGTTGGTGCTCGGTCTCTTTCTCAACGAGCTCTTCCTCGGGATCAATGCCTGGTACGAGGTCAATCTCGGAGCAATCGTTGCGGGTGTCGTATACCTGGTCGTTGCTATCTCGTTGTCGATCTGGCCGAGTGCCAGCAATCAGAGCGCGTAACGAACGACCCCACATCCTCATCAATCTGGGTTTGACAGAAACTCAGGGTTTGAGGTGTGCCCTCTTTCGTTGCAGCGCAGTGAAACCGGCAGAGAGGTCTGACGGAATTCTTCTTGCCCCTCTTTGGTGTCGATCTGCTTTTGAATGACCCAACAGATGGTGCGGTCTCCTCGTTCCTTCGTTGTTCAACTACAAAGATCTCCTCCGCCTCTGATTTTTGATCTTCCGACACCTCACCAAATTCAGTCATCGGGCTGCACCGATTGCATAAGAACGATCCCTTTTCAGAATCCGTCCCTTCGCACACCGACTCACACAAGAGGGTTGATCTGACAGAACCGATCGACTACGATCTGATCGCTGACAGTTCGTGAAGGCGCTGGGATAACAAGACTTGCAGTCTGACCCGATAGAAGCCTTTTCCAGGTCTGTCTGTAGGATTCAACGGTACGGATAAGCTCTGGTACAACCAGCGATCGGTATTCACTTTTCACCCCCAACAAGAGGAGGAACTCATGGCGGACAAACAGTACAAGCAACTGGGATGTCTGGATGTTCAACCGGGAGGCGGCTGCGGATTCCAGGTGCGGGCAGAGACGGAAGCGGAACTGATGCAGTTGGTCGCGACCCACGCCAAGCAGTGCCACAAACTGGACACGATCCCACCGGAGATGGTGTCCGCAGTACAAGCCGCGGTCAAGACCGTCACAATCGCTGTTTAGTGAGCCTCTGAGTATGCGGCAGGAGCCCTCTCCTCTCCGACAACAAAGGGAGGGCCCCTGCGTCGCTGCAAGCCGAGGGCTGACAGACCGGACCAAGGAGGGCATATGGGTTGGAAGACATTACTCCCACTAGCAGCGATTCTCTTGCTCAGCACCAGCGGCTGCAGCTATCTATTTTATCCCCATGCGAAGGACTTTACCGAGAAAGCAAAGGGGGCAACCGGTCTCGACACGGTCATTAACCTGACCGGTATGGCCGAAGCTTCTGCAAAAGCCGCCAAGGGAGGTATAGGCGTCGATCAAGCTTTTGACGACCTCCATAACCAGTTTCATGCGATCAACGACAGCATCTGCTGCGTTGAGAAATCCGTGAGAGAACGGCCAGGCTATGCCTTAGCCGTCACCCACAAGAAGGAACTCACGGCGATCTTTAAGCGCCTGTGGAAGTTCAAAGACGATCAACCGCAACGAGATCAGCATCTAGACCTTCTCGTATCGGAACTCACGGAGCTACGCGAGACGTTACACAC contains these protein-coding regions:
- a CDS encoding DUF1059 domain-containing protein, coding for MADKQYKQLGCLDVQPGGGCGFQVRAETEAELMQLVATHAKQCHKLDTIPPEMVSAVQAAVKTVTIAV